One segment of Taeniopygia guttata chromosome 17, bTaeGut7.mat, whole genome shotgun sequence DNA contains the following:
- the ABCA2 gene encoding ATP-binding cassette sub-family A member 2 isoform X3 has product MGFLHQLHLLLWKNVTLKRRSPWVLAFEIFIPLVLFFILLGLRQKKPTIPVKEAFYTAAPLTSAGILPVMQSLCPDGQRDEFGFLQYSNSTVTQILEHLSEAVEQSSLFDPQHPGLEEELESLRRHLEALSSPEPSSMETHFSSQAGSSFTLAWAAKDQGELRRFLMQNLSLPNSTAELLLGSSIDLREVYRQFFDSFPLVPDETRERDLWDEFGPSKKMTQLEKSLPSGWRSLQEQVVHRVLQDPVAAPHHPALLRMLSQALGLTSTAVAPSSAISDSPQAIVTEMENVLFTGPALEQLTCEQYPGGLHRLLRVSPRQQPLLAAYRALACNGSQTIRQERFAQLASELQKQLDTPKIVSRLKLEEVNSTATQHRLRALLEDLVEMEKVLQDMDILSALAKLLPRGACASKAVPPMANSTSWASTNATAGNATAEEEESAGESPSGTDSRQGQFSAFVQLWAGLQPILCGNNRTIEPEALKQGNMSSLGFTSKEQRNLGLLVHLMTSNPKILYAPVGTEVDKVILKANETFAFVGNVTHYARAWLNISPEIRAYLEEGRLQRRIHWLQQLTADLHKHPEILNVSDSDVLHNFLNGNFSLPNASILLQQLDTIDNAACSWVRFMAKVSVDIFKGFPDEESIVNYTLNQAYQDNVTVFASVIFQTNRDGSLPPHVTYKIRQNSSFTEKTNEIRRAYWRPGPNTGGRFYFLYGFVWIQDMMERALINTFVGHDVVEPGNYVQMFPYPCYTRDDFLFVIEHMMPLCMVISWVYSVAMMIQHIVTEKEHRLKEVMKMMGLNNAVHWVAWFITGFVQLSISVTALTAILKYGKVLMHSDVLIIWLFLAIYAVATIMFCFLVSVLYSKAKLASACGGIIYFLSYVPYMYVAIREEVAHDKITAFEKCIASLMSTTAFGLGSKYFALYEVAGVGIQWHTFSQSPVEGDDFNLLLSMMMLVVDAMVYGVLTWYIEAVHPGMFGLPRPWYFPFQKSYWLGNGRVETWEWTWPWSRNTRLSIMEEDQACAMESRRLAEETRGIEEEPTHLPLVVCIDKLTKVYKTDKKLALNKLSLNLYENQVVSFLGHNGAGKTTTMSILTGLFPPTSGSATIYGHDIRTEMDKIRKNLGMCPQHNVLFDRLTVEEHLWFYSQLKSMAEEEIRKEMDKMIEDLELSNKRHCQVQTLSGGMKRKLSVAIAFVGGSRAVILDEPTAGVDPYARRAIWDLILKYKPGRTILLSTHHMDEADLLGDRIAIISHGKLKCCGSPLFLKSTYGDGYKLTVVKKQSDTRNGTEPGHSPLSHSSVSPCSEPRVSQFIKKYVASCLLISDTNTELSYILPSEAVKKGCFERLFQHLEQNLEELDLTSFGLMDTTLEEVFLKVSEEDQSLENSDVDMKESKDALQPPASELGPKSEANGEPLAKAAVPEKPEVELSNLVTCSKLAQSQASLRSVSSVGSVRGDEEQEAEVEAEDRDLAGRGSFKLEGSWLKLRQFHGLIIKRFHCAKRNTKALFSQILLPAFFVCVAMTVALSVPEIGDLPPLILSPSQYHNYTQPKGNFIPYANEERHEYRIRLSPDASPQQLVNTFHLPSGVGATCVLKTPFNNTLDQPMQTLNLNSNESKMLAAKYFDAMCIDSFTQGLPLSNFVPPPPSPAPSDYPMSMDEDLLHAWNSTTFSTVKGTVTSAPALPRIIHEPIKCTCSMQGTGFSCPSGVGGHPPQMKVVTGDILTDITGRNVSEYLLYTSDRFRLHRYGALTFGNVQKSIPASFGARAPATVRKIAVRRTAQVFYNNKGYHSMPTYLNALNNAILRANLPKSKGNPAAYGITVTNHPMNKTSASLSLDYLLQGTDVVIAIFIIVAMSFVPASFVVFLVAEKATKAKHLQFVSGCDPVIYWLANYMWDMLNYLVPATCCIIILFVFDLPAYTSPTNFPAVLSLFLLYGWSITPIMYPASFWFEVPSSAYVFLIVINLFIGITATVATFLLQLFEHDKDLKVVNSYLKSCFLVFPNYNLGHGLMEMAYNEYINEYYAKIGQFDKMKSPFEWDIVTRGLVAMTIEGFVGFFITIMCQYNFFRKPQCLPVSTKPIEDDIDVANERHRVLRGDADNDMLKIENLTKVYKSRKIGRILAVDRLCVGVRPGECFGLLGVNGAGKTTTFKMLTGDESTTGGEAFINGHSILKELLQVQQSLGYCPQFDALFDELTAQEHLELYTRLRGIPWKDEERVVKWALKKLELTKYADKPASTYSGGNKRKLSTAIALIGYPAFIFLDEPTTGMDPKARRFLWNLILDVIKTGRSVVLTSHSMEECEALCTRLAIMVNGRLKCLGSIQHLKNRFGDGYMITVRTKSSLNIKEVVRFFNRNFPEAVLKERHHTKAQYQLKSDQISLAQVFSKMEQVVDVLGIEDYSVSQTTLDNVFVNFAKKQSDNLEQQETSPNSVLQSPLEHVLSLLRPRTAPTELRALVVEEQEDLETDDEGLISFEEERAQLSFNTDTLC; this is encoded by the exons ATGGGGTTCCTGCATCAGCTCCATCTTCTGCTCTGGAAGAACGTGACACTGAAGCGGCGCAGCCCG TGGGTGCTGGCCTTCGAGATCTTCATCCCCCTGGTGCTCTTCTTCATACTCCTGGGGCTGCGGCAGAAGAAGCCAACCATTCCTGTGAAGGAAG CTTTCTACACGGCGGCCCCACTCACATCAGCCGGGATCCTGCCAGTCATGCAGTCCCTGTGCCCTGACGGCCAGCGTGATGAGTTTGGCTTTCTGCAGTACTCCAACTCCAC GGTGACACAGATTCTGGAGCACCTCAGCGAGGCAGTAGAGCAAAGCAGCCTCTTCGACCCGCAGCATCCAGGactggaggaggagctggagtcGCTGCGCCGGCACCTGGAGGCCCTcagcagccctgagcccagctccatggagacccACTTCAGCAGCCAAGCAG GGTCCAGCTTCACACTGGCTTGGGCAGCCAAAGACCAGGGTGAGCTGCGTCGCTTCCTGATGCAGAACCTCTCTCTGCCcaacagcacagctgagctgctcctgggctcTAGCATTGACCTGCGGGAG GTGTACCGGCAGTTTTTTGATTCCTTTCCTTTGGTACCTGATGAGACCCGTGAGCGAGACCTGTGGGATGAGTTTGGCCCCAGCAAGAAGATGACACAGCTGGAG AAGAGTCTACCCAGTGGCTGGAGGAGCCTGCAGGAACAGGTGGTTCACAGGGTGCTGCAGGACCCAGTGGCAGCCCCACACCATCCGGCACTGCTCCGCATGCTCTCCCAGGCCCTGGGCctcaccagcactgctgtggcacCCAGCAGTGCCATCTCTGATAGCCCCCAGGCCATTGTCACCGAGATGGAG AATGTCCTCTTCACCGGGCCAGCGCTGGAGCAGCTGACATGTGAGCAGTACCCAGGGGGACTGCACCGCCTCCTGCGCGTGTcccccaggcagcagccactgctggcAGCATACCGGGCACTGGCCTGCAATGGCAGCCAAACCATCCGCCAGGAGCGCTTTGCCCAGCTGGCCTCCGAGCTCCAGAAGCAGCTGGACACCCCGAAGATAGTCAGCAGG CTGAAGCTGGAGGAAGTGAACAGCACAGCTACCCAGCACCGCCTCCGTGCCCTCCTCGAGGACTTGGTGGAGATGGAGAAGGTTCTCCAGGACATGGACATCCTCTCAGCACTGGCTAAGCTGCTGCCCAGGGGAGCCTGTGCCAGCAAGGCCGTGCCACCCATGGCCAACAGCACCAGCTGGGCCAGCACCAATGCCACGGCTGGCAATGCCacagcagaggaggaagagagcGCTGGGGAGAGCCCGTCTGGCACCGACAGCCGCCAGGGGCAGTTCTCAGCGTTCGTGCAGCTCTGGGCGGGGCTGCAGCCCATCCTCTGCGGCAACAACCG GACCATTGAGCCTGAGGCACTGAAGCAGGGCAACATGAGCTCGCTTGGCTTCACCAGCAAGGAGCAGCGAAACTTGGGCCTCCTTGTGCATCTGATGACCagcaaccccaaaatcctgtaTGCACCTGTGGGCACCGAAGTTGACAAGGTCATCCTGAAG GCCAACGAGACCTTCGCCTTTGTGGGCAATGTCACCCACTACGCCAGGGCATGGCTGAACATCTCCCCTGAGATCCGAGCCTACCTGGAGGAGGGCAGGCTGCAGAGGCGCATCCACTGGCTCCAGCAG TTGACCGCTGACCTCCACAAGCACCCAGAGATCCTGAATGTCTCTGACAGTGATGTTCTCCACAACTTTCTCAATGGCAACTTCTCCCTGCCCAATGCCAgcatcctgctccagcagctggataCCATTGACaatgctgcctgcagctgggtCCGCTTCATGGCCAAG GTCAGCGTGGACATCTTCAAAGGCTTCCCAGATGAAGAGAGCATTGTCAACTACACACTGAACCAAGCCTATCAGGACAATGTCACGGTCTTTGCCA GCGTCATCTTCCAGACTAACAGGGATGGCTCATTGCCTCCCCATGTCACGTACAAGATCCGTCAGAATTCCAGCTTCACAGAGAAGACCAATGAGATCCGGCGGGCATATTGGCGGCCTGGCCCCAACACTGGCGGCCGCTTCTACTTCCTCTACGGCTTTGTCTGGATCCAGG ACATGATGGAGCGCGCCCTCATCAACACATTTGTTGGCCATGATGTGGTGGAGCCTGGCAACTATGTACAGATGTTCCCGTACCCATGTTATACCCGAGATGA CTTTCTCTTTGTCATCGAGCACATGATGCCCCTCTGCATGGTGATCTCCTGGGTCTATTCAGTGGCCATGATGATCCAGCACATTGTGACAGAGAAGGAGCATCGCCTGAAAGAG GTGATGAAGATGATGGGCCTGAACAATGCGGTGCACTGGGTGGCTTGGTTCATTACTGGCTTTGTCCAGCTCTCCATCTCAGTCACAGCACTCACTGCCATTCTCAAGTACGGCAAGGTCTTGATGCATAGCGACGTCCTCATCATATGGCTCTTCCTTGCCATCTATGCTGTGGCCACCATCATGTTCTG CTTTCTGGTGTCAGTGCTCTACTCCAAGGCCAAGCTGGCCTCTGCCTGTGGCGGCATCATCTACTTCCTCAGCTATGTGCCCTACATGTATGTGGCCATCCGGGAGGAGGTAGCCCATGACAAGATCACGGCCTTTGAAAAGTGCATTGCG TCCCTCATGTCCACCACGGCCTTTGGGTTGGGCTCCAAGTACTTTGCGCTGTATGAGGTGGCTGGTGTGGGTATCCAGTGGCACACCTTCAGCCAGTCACCCGTGGAAGGAGATGACTTCAACCTCCTGCTGTCCATGATGATGCTGGTCGTGGATGCCATGGTGTATGGGGTTCTTACGTGGTACATCGAGGCCGTGCACCCGG GCATGTTCGGCCTGCCACGGCCCTGGTACTTCCCTTTCCAGAAGTCTTATTGGCTGGGCAATGGGCGCGTGGAGACCTGGGAGTGGACCTGGCCATGGTCACGCAACACCCGCCTCAGCATCATGGAGGAGGATCAGGCCTGTGCCATGGAAAGCCGGAGGCTGG CAGAGGAGACAAGGGGCATCGAGGAGGAGCCAACCCATCTCCCCTTAGTCGTCTGCATTGACAAGCTCACCAAAGTCTACAAGACAGACAAGAAGCTGGCGCTAAACAAGCTGAGCCTCAACCTCTACGAGAACCAGGTTGTGTCCTTCCTGGGGCACAATGGTGCAGGCAAGACCACCACCAT GTCCATCCTCACTGGCTTGTTCCCTCCAACATCGGGCTCTGCTACCATCTATGGCCATGATATCCGTACGGAGATGGACAAGATCCGGAAGAACCTCGGCATGTGTCCCCAGCATAATGTGCTCTTTGACAGGCTGACAGTGGAGGAGCATCTCTGGTTCTACTCGCAGCTCAAGAGCATGGCGGAGGAGGAGATCCGCAAGGAGATGGACAA gatGATTGAGGACCTGGAACTCTCCAACAAACGGCACTGCCAGGTGCAGACTCTCTCAGGCGGCATGAAGAGGAAGCTGTCGGTGGCCATTGCCTTTGTGGGTGGGTCACGGGCGGTTATCTTGGATGAGCCCACAGCTGGTGTAGACCCATATGCCCGAAGGGCCATCTGGGACCTCATCCTCAAGTACAAACCag GGAGGACCATCTTGCTCTCCACACACCACATGGATGAGGCTGACCTGCTGGGGGACCGCATCGCCATCATCTCCCATGGCAAGCTCAAGTGCTGTGGTTCCCCACTGTTCCTCAAGAGCACCTATGGTGACGGCTACAAGCTGACAGTGGTGAAGAAGCAGTCGGACACCAGGAATGGCACAG AGCCAGGCCACAGCCCCCTGAGCCACTCCTCTGTCAgcccctgctctgagcctcGTGTCTCCCAGTTCATCAAGAAGTATGTGGCCTCCTGCCTCCTCATCTCAGACACCAACACAGAGCTCTCCTACATCCTGCCCAGTGAGGCTGTCAAGAAGGGCTGTTTTGAGAGACTCTTCCAG CACTTGGAGCAGAACCTGGAAGAGCTGGACCTCACCAGTTTTGGGCTGATGGACACCACGCTGGAGGAGGTCTTCCTGAAGGTGTCTGAGGAGGACCAGTCTCTGGAGAACAGTGACGTGG acaTGAAGGAGTCCAAGGATGCCCTGCAACCACCTGCTTCTGAGCTGGGTCCAAAGTCTGAAGCCAACGGGGAGCCCCTGGCCAAAGCGGCCGTGCCAGAGAAGCCCGAGGTGGAGCTCAGCAACCTGGTGACCTGCTCCAAGCTGGCGCAGTCGCAGGCATCCCTGCGCTCAGTGTCTTCGGTGGGCTCTGTGCGTGGCGATGAAG AGCAAGAAGCAGAGGTGGAAGCAGAGGACCGTGACCTGGCAGGTCGGGGAAGCTTCAAGCTGGAAGGCTCGTGGCTGAAGCTGCGTCAGTTCCATGGGCTGATCATCAAACGCTTCCACTGCGCCAAGCGCAACACCAAGGCCCTCTTCTCACAGATCCTCCTGCCTGCCTTTTTCGTCTGCGTGGCCATGACTGTGGCGCTCTCCGTGCCCGAAATAG GTGACCTGCCACCCCTCATCCTCTCGCCATCCCAGTACCACAACTACACTCAGCCCAAGGGCAACTTCATTCCTTATGCTAACGAGGAGCGGCATGAGTACCG CATTAGGCTGTCTCCCGatgccagccctcagcagctggtGAACACTTTCCATCTGCCCTCTGGTGTGGGGGCCACCTGCGTGCTCAAGACACCCTTTAACAACACACTGGACCAGCCCATGCAGACCCTCAACCTCAATAGCAATGAGTCCAAAATGCTGGCAGCCAAGTACTTTGATGCCATGTGCATCGACTCCTTCACCCAGGGCCTTCCGCTTTCCAACTTTGTGCCACCACCTCCATCCCCGGCTCCCTCTGACTACCCCATGTCAATGGATGAGGACCTGCTCCATGCCTGGAACTCCACAACCTTCTCCACTGTTAAAG GGACCGTGacctcagcccctgccctgccccgcaTCATCCATGAGCCCATCAAGTGCACATGCTCCATGCAGGGCACCGGCTTCTCCTGCCCTAGTGGCGTGGGGGGCCATCCCCCACAGATGAAGGTGGTGACAGGGGACATCCTGACAGACATCACAGGGCGCAACGTCTCTGAGTATCTGCTCTACACCTCAGACCGCTTCCGGCTGCACAG GTATGGGGCGCTCACGTTTGGAAACGTCCAGAAATCCATCCCGGCCTCCTTCGGAGCCAGGGCTCCGGCCACAGTGCGCAAGATTGCTGTGCGCAGAACAGCCCAG gTCTTCTACAACAACAAGGGCTACCACAGCATGCCCACTTACCTCAATGCCCTCAATAACGCCATCCTGAGAGCCAACCTGCCCAAGAGCAAGGGCAACCCTGCTGCCTATG GCATCACAGTCACCAATCACCCCATGAACAAAACGAGTGCCAGCCTGTCCCTGGATTACCT CCTGCAAGGCACAGATGTGGTGATTGCCATCTTCATCATTGTGGCCATGTCCTTCGTCCCAGCCAGCTTTGTGGTATTTCTGGTGGCTGAAAAGGCCACCAAGGCCAAACACCTGCAGTTTGTGAGCGGCTGTGACCCTGTCATCTACTGGTTGGCCAACTACATGTGGGACATG CTAAACTACCTGGTGCCAGCCACGTGCTGCATCATCATCCTGTTCGTGTTTGACCTCCCAGCATATACCTCTCCCACCAACTTCCCTGCTGtcctctccctcttcctgcTCTATGG CTGGTCCATCACCCCTATCATGTACCCGGCCTCCTTCTGGTTTGAGGTGCCCAGCTCTGCTTACGTCTTCCTCATTGTCATCAACCTCTTCATTGGCATCACAGCCACTGTTGCCAcgttcctgctgcagctctttgaGCACGACAAG GACCTGAAGGTGGTGAACAGCTACCTGAAGAGCTGCTTCCTTGTGTTCCCTAACTACAACCTTGGCCACGGCCTGATGGAGATGGCCTACAATGAATACATCAATGAGTACTATGCCAAAATTG GGCAGTTTGATAAAATGAAATCACCCTTTGAATGGGACATCGTGACACGGGGGCTTGTTGCCATGACAATTGAAGGCTTTGTTGGCTTCTTCATCACCATCATGTGCCAGTACAATTTCTTCCGGAAGCCCCA GTGCCTGCCTGTCTCCACCAAACCCATTGAGGATGACATTGATGTGGCCAATGAGAGGCATCGGGTCCTGCGTGGTGACGCTGACAATGACATGCTAAAGATCGAGAACCTGACGAAG gTGTACAAGTCCCGCAAGATTGGGCGCATCCTGGCTGTGGACCGGCTGTGTGTGGGTGTGCGCCCGGGGGAGTGCTTTGGGCTGCTGGGCGTCAACGGTGCGGGCAAGACCACAACATTCAAGATGCTGACAGGGGATGAAAGCACCACAGGTGGAGAGGCCTTCATTAATGGACACAG CATCCTGAAGGAGCTCCTGCAGGTCCAGCAGAGCTTGGGCTACTGCCCCCAGTTTGATGCGCTCTTTGATGAGCTGACGGcccaggagcacctggagctgtACACCCGCCTGCGTGGCATCCCCTGGAAGGATGAGGAGCGG GTGGTCAAGTGGGCACTGAAGAAGCTGGAGTTGACCAAGTATGCAGACAAGCCTGCCAGCACCTACAGTGGGGGGAACAAGAGGAAGCTATCCACAGCCATCGCACTCATTGGATACCCAGCCTTCATCTTCCTG